The Halomicrobium zhouii region CTGACCCCCGCCCGCTGGAAACACGACCAGGTCCGCGAGGCCGTCGACGAGAACGTCCCCCTTGCCGAGGCCATCTGGGGGATGCAATCGCGCTACGTCGACCGCCAGAAGGGGACCCTGCTGGAGGGCAGTTTCGTCGACTGGCTGTGATCCCGTTCTCTCACTCCTCCGATTCCACGTAGTCGACGGCCTCGGTGGGATTCTCGACCTCCCGGATGTAGTCGACGCCGTCGATCCGGTGGGTCCCGAGCCCCGCTATCGGGCGGTCGTAGACGCCGGCGAAGCCGATCTCCGAGAGCGTCCCCGGGCCGCCGTCGACGGCGATCACCGCGTCGCCGTTGAGCACGACGAGGTGGTTCCGGCCGTGGCCCAGGCCGGTCGCGACGGCGGTGTCGACGAACTCGTTTGCGTCAGCCCGGCGCTCCGTCGGGAGGATACCGATCGTCTCGCCACCCTCTCGCTTCGCGCCCTCGCAGACCCCCTCCATCACGCCGCCGAGGCCGCCGCAGACCACGGTGTGGTCGCGCCGGCCGAGCAGTTCACCGACCTCGCGGGCCAGATCGTCCTCCTCGTCCGTACAGGTGCCGCCGCCGATGACTGCAACGCGCATGCCTGCCAGTGCGTACGACGCCGCCGTGAATCCACCGCCGGCCGCGGCGCCCCTCGCTGCGGCTCGCCACGGTCAAACAGCCGTTTCACCCACCCGCGGCTTTTTTACGCCGGTCGGGGAGTGACCAGTATGGTCGACATCGACTCCGAGACGCTGTTCAACGGCGCGGCGGCCCTCGTCGCGACCATCGCCGTCCTCATGTTCGTCACGAGCATGGACTTCGAGTACTCCCCGGTCACGAAAGTGGCGCTGGTCGCGGCCTTCCTCGGCGGCGTGTTCGCCATCACCCAGCGGAGCGACGACTACCAGCTGATCCTGCTCGGCTACGCCGTCGTCGTCACGTCCGTCCTCGCGCTGTTCTTCGACCTGACGGGGACCTTCGAGGTCGACACCGAACCGACCGTCCTCGGGTTGCTGGTTCTGGCCGGCCTCCTCTTCGGGCTCCGGAGCCGCCTCGACGACGAGAGCCACTTCGTCTCCGGCCGGCTGGCGACCTACGCGTTCGGCGCCCTCGTCGCCCTCGCGGTCGTCGTCCTCACCGTCGACGTCGTCACCGGCGGGCTCGCGTACGAACTCCAGCACGACGCGACGGTCGAGGTCGACGGCGCCGACCGCCAGCCGATCGAACTCGGCTCGGTCACCGCCACGAACCCGACGCCGCTCCCCGAACGCGTCGAGGTACCCCGCTACGAGGCCTGTCCGGCCGGCAACTGGAGCGCCTACGCCCCGCCGTCGCCCCAGGGCGAACCCGAACGTGAGGTCCACGTGAACCTCTACGTCGACGACGGCTACAACGAGCACGTCCTCGGCTTCGGGTCGAAGACCTACCCCGCGACGCTCCGCATCGACGGCGCGAACCTGACCGGCGAGCGGTTCCCCGTCGAGCGGACCGACGAGTGCCCGACGGCGGACGACGGCGAGCCCTACGTCGCCATGTTCGAAGCGTCGGACGACGACCGATACTACGGATACGCGCTGTAGAACGGTCTCAGGTCAGACTCTGCCTGCCTCACGGGTTGCTCCGCTCCCCGTTCGCAATCCGTCGGGGCGCGAACGGAGTGAACGGCCCGACCGACCTCACGGCTCACTGCGTTCGCCGTTCGCACGTAAGCTGGGCCCTCGCTGCGCTCGGCCCCAGCCTGCTCGCGTGTCGCTCCCTGCGGTCGCTCCCGCTCGCAATCGAGGTGGTTCCTCGCTTCGCTCGGAACCACCCTACTCACGGCTCACTCCGTTCGCCGTTCGCACGTAAGCTGGTCGCTCACTTTGTTCGCGACCAGCCTACCACTCCATCCCCCCATTCACCCCGATGATCTGACCAGTCATGTAACTCGAATCTTCGCTGGCCATAAAGCGGATCACCGGCGCGATGTCGTCGATGGTGGCGAACCGATCGAGGGGAATGCGGCGGAGGATCTTCTCCTGGACGCGCTTGGGCACTTCCTCCAGCATATCCGTCGCGACGAACCCGGGGGCGACGCAGTTTGCGGTCGACCCGGTGCTCGCGAGTTCCAGCGCGAGCGTCCGGGTGAAGCCGAATAGCCCCGATTTCGTGGTGGCGTAGTTGGCCTGGCCGTAGTTGCCCTGCTGGCCGACGACGGAGGAGACGTTGATCAGCCGGCCCGTCTCGGAGCGTTTGATGTCGTCCCAGAAGCAGTGGGTGACGTTGAACACGCCCCCCAAATTGACGTCGATGACGGCGTCCCAGTCCTCCTTGGTCATGTTGTCGAACTTCTTGTCGACGGTGATGCCGGCGTTGTTGACGAGCACGTCGAGTGGCCCGAACGCGTCGTGTACTCGCTCGGCCAGCGCCTCCATGTCCTCGTACTTCGAGATGTCGCCCTGGGCGGCGATCGCTGTGCCGCCCGACTCCTCGATGGCGTCGACGACGTCGTGGGCCGCCTCCTCCGAGGACCGGTAGTTCACCACGACCTCGGCCCCGTGTTCGCCCAGGTCCTCGGCGATCCCGCGCCCGATGCCGCGAGACGACCCCGTGACCAGACAGGTCTGTCCGTCCAACATGGGCTGACAATCGCACGCCGCGACAAAAAGGTACGCGTCGGGCTCGTGCCCTCGAAGGCGCGACTGACCGACGGCGGGCCGTGGCCGTCGCTGCAACAGGGTGACTCTCAGTAGGAACGTTCCCGACGTCGACCCGCGTTCAGGCCTGGTCGAGCCAGTCCTGTGCGCGCGTCTCGCTGGTCTGGGCGATCTCGGCCAGTTCGGCGGCCGAGTACCCCGCGAGGTCGGCGACGGTCTCGACGCCGGCCTCACGCAGGCGGTCGGCGTACGTCGGGCCGATGCCCGAGACCGAGGAGACGGGCGGCGATTCGGCTTCGGCCTCGCCGCCTGCTTCCTGAGCGACGTCGGCCTCGTCCTCGCCGACGCTGACGTCCTGGTCGGCCTCGTCGGTCTGCTCCTCGACCGATTCGACGGCCTCGGCGGCTGCCTCTTCGGGCGATTCGATCTCGATGTCGACGGCGCCGTCGTCGGCTGCGCGCTGCTCGGCCGCCCCGCTCGCGCTTTCGGCG contains the following coding sequences:
- a CDS encoding beta-ketoacyl-ACP reductase; amino-acid sequence: MLDGQTCLVTGSSRGIGRGIAEDLGEHGAEVVVNYRSSEEAAHDVVDAIEESGGTAIAAQGDISKYEDMEALAERVHDAFGPLDVLVNNAGITVDKKFDNMTKEDWDAVIDVNLGGVFNVTHCFWDDIKRSETGRLINVSSVVGQQGNYGQANYATTKSGLFGFTRTLALELASTGSTANCVAPGFVATDMLEEVPKRVQEKILRRIPLDRFATIDDIAPVIRFMASEDSSYMTGQIIGVNGGMEW
- a CDS encoding TIGR00725 family protein, with the translated sequence MRVAVIGGGTCTDEEDDLAREVGELLGRRDHTVVCGGLGGVMEGVCEGAKREGGETIGILPTERRADANEFVDTAVATGLGHGRNHLVVLNGDAVIAVDGGPGTLSEIGFAGVYDRPIAGLGTHRIDGVDYIREVENPTEAVDYVESEE